The Acinetobacter lwoffii genomic sequence TGTCTCTTCAACAATATAGAGCCCTCGCTGATTACCTTAACGAGATGCAAAATTTTTACAGTATCGATGGAATGTATGAACATGCCTAAACAAACAAAGTATGCCCATGAACGCCGTGCGAACAACAGAGACAAAAAGCGAATTAAAGAGCGTATACAAATTCAAGCGATCATAGATGAGTTTCTGTCGTTCGAGCAATTACATCAAGCACAGCAGTCAGAAAGCATAACTACTGTCTATGACCAAGTTAACCAACACTTAGACCAACTAAAATGTAGTTTTTCTCTAAAAAAGGCATTTTATCAGCAGTTCCGTAAACGTATTATTCAATCTAATCGTGCCTATCATACTGATTTACCTTTACCCACCAAGCATCTCGTTTCTATTCAACGTACGCCGTTACTATTCAATGAGACTTGGCTAGAACAAACTAAATACATCTCACAGATCAAAGAAAAACTTTTAAGATATTGGTATACGGCGGATGACTTTACCATAGATGAAAGCATTGGAAATATACTGATCTGCGCAATTCTCTATGGTGGGATCTCTAATCTTTCGAGCCTAACAGCTTTGCTAGAACATTTAAAACAACAAGGTTCGATTGATCAGATCTCAAGAATACAAATCCCTCTGATCTTTCTAGAACCACAATCACCACATTATGGTGATTTATATGACCCTAAACGTCCCTTAAAAAAATCTAGAAATTTTGTACCCGATCGGCTAACACTGCTATGGATTACTAGGTTTAAAACACAAGCAATAGATATCCAACACGATTGTTACACTTATATCAATTGTATTTTTAATGCATTAGCACTTCCGTTTAATCCAAAACAATTCAAACAATTCTTACAGATGGCTAGTCATTCATGGATGCAACTAGATAGGGTTGATTTAAGCCCAGCACTAAGTCTTTGCTTATCAGAAGAGATTGAGACCTGCGGTTTAAGTCCAAGTGTTTTTAAACGCTATCTCACACCTCAGTTATCCAATTTCGATTTACAACAAACTGAAGAACCTCTACCTAAAACGCTAAATCCCGCAGAAAAAGAAGAAAAATCCTGCACAGATCACTCTCTAGATTCATCGATTGCATTGCATAAACAAATTTTAAAATTTTTTAGAAATAGTGATCAGACCGTAACAGATCTAAAAAATTGCTTACTCAACCAACATGCTCATCTTCCAGAAAATGCGAAGAGGCTCGGGCTGTGGTTATACAGCTTGTTTCATCCTACACGAGAAGATATTGAATATATTGCCGAGCTTTATCAGCTCGATCAAAGTAAGTACTCGCGTCATATAGCTCAACAGCAAAAAATTCGTCATAGCTCAATATATAGCTACTACACAAAACTCGCAGAGACTTGGTTATTGCACAGTACAGATTATCTAGAAGAGCTCAATCTCAACGATCATTTAGAAACGATTTATAGCCGTATGTTAAATGGCGTAGGTAAATCTAGATCACAAAAATTCGATCTTTTAAAACGATTCCATCAATTTCAACAGATGCTCTTTAACGCTGAATCGTTCCCTCTCAGCACTGAAGGACTACGTATTCACTCACCCAAAGCTGAGATTATTTCAGGAAAAACTTTTCAACATCTACTCAGTCAGCTTAGTCAATATAAAAACTCAAGCTATACCCCACATGATTTAGAAATGCTGAGTATCGTATATACGATAGCTTTTCGTACTGGCATGCGCATCAATGAAATACTCGGCATGCGAATCAAGGACGTGGAAGGTGTCAAAGCAAGTTCCATTTGGATACGTACATATCGTGCAAAGCATCAACAGCATTTTCTTAAAACGGATAGTGCTGAGCGCAATCTCAACGTTCAAATTTTACTTAGCGAAGAAGAGCATCTCCAATTTCAGAAATACTGCAAGGCACGCCGTATAGCCTATAACCCCAATCAATACCTATTCACGATGTGGAATAGTGCAGAACGTATTAGACCCTACATGGTCACCACACCTTTTCAAAAGACACTTGATTCAATTTTGCCAAATCATTGCTATACCTTCCATTCACTGCGACATAGTGCGACGAACAATCTAGCTATAATTTTGACTATGGACTACGAGTTTGTAAACGTCTTCACTGACTATTCACCTAGGCATTACAACTTGATTCGTTGTCAACTCTTATCGTCTCAAACACCTCAAAATTGTTGGTATCTACTTGCCCACTTATTGGGCCATATTGATCCTACTGAAACCTTTAGGAGCTATTTGCATCTAGCTTATATAATGGCAGGTTATCAATTAAGAAAATTTGACCCATGTTTGGATCGAACCGTTATTCGAAAAATCTGTCCAAGCTTAAAATCATCTAAACACCAGCAAATAGCACTTAGCTATTACGATGAACAAATAGTACAAACAATAAAAATAAAACCTATAACAATGCCTGATGAATACATCAACACATCTAAGATTAAAGGTGATTTAGTTCAAGCAGAAGATAGCAATTTTTTCTATGGAACCAGTAAATCTAGTTATCCATTTTCTCTAGTCATAAAAATACTCAAGGCATTAGATCAATCTTATACACCTGAGCTTCTTGCTCAAAAGTATGACTTTTCAATTGAGACCCTCATACTGTGGCAACAAAATATACTTAGACTCAAACAACTCAAAAATCGCAAGAACCGGCCTCGCTTCATTATTGATGCTGATAAATCACAACGCATACTTCCGCATATTGAAACAACGGAAGAAAAAATAGTCTTAGAATATTTTTTTAAACAGCTCAACCAGCATAGTTATAATGATATCCATATATTAAATGCACTAGCTATTTTTGAAATGAAGGCTAACATTTCACACGCGGGATTAATCTTTAACAGTGCTGAAGTAAGACTAGCAAATCGATTTTTGACAGGTATTTATTCTTTATTTCCAGCAAAATATTGGCAGACCGCTCTACCTCCTAAAATCTCACAAGATAAGCTTATTGAAAAAATGCATATTAAATCAATACCTTACCGAATGAACAGCAGTTTAAGTAATGCTTTTAAGCTTGAACTAGTATCACAAAACAATGGAAAGGCACTAACCGTCTTACGCTATTGCATGTTGGTTTTACTGATCCTATGTACGCCGTCGCAACCTAGATCATAGCTGATCTGGCTGATAACCTGAAAACTCATAAAAGTCATGCAACAATTGAGCATAGACATCTGAAAAATTTATTAAGTTTTCCGGTTGTAAACCATAATGGTCAAAATAGCGATCATCAATGAAATAAGCTAATCCTATGTGCGTGTTGAGATA encodes the following:
- a CDS encoding site-specific integrase produces the protein MPKQTKYAHERRANNRDKKRIKERIQIQAIIDEFLSFEQLHQAQQSESITTVYDQVNQHLDQLKCSFSLKKAFYQQFRKRIIQSNRAYHTDLPLPTKHLVSIQRTPLLFNETWLEQTKYISQIKEKLLRYWYTADDFTIDESIGNILICAILYGGISNLSSLTALLEHLKQQGSIDQISRIQIPLIFLEPQSPHYGDLYDPKRPLKKSRNFVPDRLTLLWITRFKTQAIDIQHDCYTYINCIFNALALPFNPKQFKQFLQMASHSWMQLDRVDLSPALSLCLSEEIETCGLSPSVFKRYLTPQLSNFDLQQTEEPLPKTLNPAEKEEKSCTDHSLDSSIALHKQILKFFRNSDQTVTDLKNCLLNQHAHLPENAKRLGLWLYSLFHPTREDIEYIAELYQLDQSKYSRHIAQQQKIRHSSIYSYYTKLAETWLLHSTDYLEELNLNDHLETIYSRMLNGVGKSRSQKFDLLKRFHQFQQMLFNAESFPLSTEGLRIHSPKAEIISGKTFQHLLSQLSQYKNSSYTPHDLEMLSIVYTIAFRTGMRINEILGMRIKDVEGVKASSIWIRTYRAKHQQHFLKTDSAERNLNVQILLSEEEHLQFQKYCKARRIAYNPNQYLFTMWNSAERIRPYMVTTPFQKTLDSILPNHCYTFHSLRHSATNNLAIILTMDYEFVNVFTDYSPRHYNLIRCQLLSSQTPQNCWYLLAHLLGHIDPTETFRSYLHLAYIMAGYQLRKFDPCLDRTVIRKICPSLKSSKHQQIALSYYDEQIVQTIKIKPITMPDEYINTSKIKGDLVQAEDSNFFYGTSKSSYPFSLVIKILKALDQSYTPELLAQKYDFSIETLILWQQNILRLKQLKNRKNRPRFIIDADKSQRILPHIETTEEKIVLEYFFKQLNQHSYNDIHILNALAIFEMKANISHAGLIFNSAEVRLANRFLTGIYSLFPAKYWQTALPPKISQDKLIEKMHIKSIPYRMNSSLSNAFKLELVSQNNGKALTVLRYCMLVLLILCTPSQPRS